Part of the Musa acuminata AAA Group cultivar baxijiao chromosome BXJ2-7, Cavendish_Baxijiao_AAA, whole genome shotgun sequence genome is shown below.
tgataagaactgaTCCGAAACTATAATGAAATAGCTTAtaaaagttgagagttcacctccatcatttctaagtgtgaaagtttgtaaaaggagagtgagccacttaTGAAAGTTATGTAAAGGgatgattgatctttgcccttcaagaaagatcaatagtggaaatcgatgacctcattggaggaggtatcgggagtggatgtaggtcggatgactgaaccactataaaattgacatgtttttctatggtttgtatttctattattatcatttacatattGTAAACTGCTTTACTAATTCATTACGCTTCCATAGGCTTTCAAGTCAAGTATATTTCCGATATGAtttttcatcgtatgaagttttttagAGTTTTTCAAAATCGAaacttttatccgctgcactaattctccccctcttagtgccaactcgttcctaatacccatttgaccttgggtgcctcaaaatcgatcggcttaacttattattttgtatgaagttctttatggttcttttaggaacccaaatgaatttgtgtggactacatttcttaaatggacaatgataagctacatgctcaaatttgtaacaaaagttatatttgtttcgaggtgaaacatgcaaagtagggcctttaataaaggtggttggattttggtgagagctactcacaaatccgattccgtctTTTCTATGAGTGTGACTCTTGTTGACaaaaatcatattcaaggacttgttaccaacctcaaatttttctaaggtttctttgagtagcaagttttctttttgaagtatttctagttcatcacatttcgtgcatggagctaaactatcattgtgctcaacttttaatctatcaaaatcactaacaagagaagcatacttttttttcaataatttatatttttactaattaatttatatttatcaaataaatcatgaaaagcatttaatagttcatcaaaggataaatttgcatcaaatgaatgactcacctcatctccaatagccattagcgcatagtgaacaacttgctcggtgttggttagctcctcttcttcggatgaacttgagtcatcccatgttgctttaagagccttcttcttctttggttgcttcttcttggctaagggacattcgctcttgtaatgtttcggctttttgcattcgtaacatattacttgttcttttttaagttcaaatttattttttgtatcatatttaaatttattcttttttatgaaaattttaaactttcttgttaagagagcaaagtcatcatcaaggtcctcatcacttgaattttctttcaagtggtctttttgggtttttagtgtcatatccttcctgttctttggaaggttgttctcaagctcttcatgagcattataagtcatctcatagatcATTATTAGTGAccagattagttcttcaagaggaaagttatttaggtctttggcctcttgaatagccgtgactttagggtcccaactctttggaagaaatcttaaaattttattaacaagttcaaaatccgagaaacctttaccaagtccttttagaccattgacgacatccgtaaatcgggtgtatatgtctccaatagtctcactcggtttcatccgaaacaactcataagtatgcactaaaagattaatttttgactcattcactctactagtgccttcatgagtcactttaaatgtgtgataaatatcaaaagttatttcacaaaTGGATACATGATTGAAcctatttttatctaaggtacaaaacaagacattcatagccttggcatttaaagtgaaagtcttcttctccaactcattccaatcattcattggaagagaagacttttgaaacctattttctacaatatttcataatttaaaatctattgaaattagtaagatcctcattctagtcttccaatatgtataatccgtcccattgaacatgggcgaacgTGTAATTGAATAACCCTTTTGGTtatcggcaaatgtcatctctcttgtgttttaaatcaaatgagagtgaaccttactctgataccaattgttaggatcaagagcagcactaagagaggagggggggggggggggggggggtagggGGGGAGGGGcgtgggagtgaattagtgtagcgaaaaattcttcgatttcagaaaaatattcgtctcgattcaaatcgtttcggaaagatgttgaacttaaaactttcgtaagaatgtaaggagaagctcaaggaggtttacagtaaagtaaattgcacaaaaggaaaaacaaaccagaatttagagtggttcggtgaaTGAGGCCTATATCCATTTCGGATTccttctccgtcgaggtcaccggcgtccactaaaggcctttcttcaataggcaaagaccaatcatcttttacagctctttctccttttgtcgggtttagaagacaacctttacaagtcacactcctctttcttggatggttacaaggctaagagagggaggaggagagctcTTCtcatctttacaacacttttcataCTCCAAACACTTAGAgtttttcacacatataatagcacttagttaccctttcatgtagaaaaggatggggtatttataggcctcaatggctttaaaaatggagccaaaaagtgtctcatccaggattttcggggtactgacggtaccactgcttgacacctgagactaggtggtaccaccacccagtctgggtggtacgatcacctgacagagctcggagaccgagctctggcggtaccatcgcttgatagggatgataccaccgctggcagtattaactattggtgataccaccacccagtctgggcggtaccactgcccagtctgggcggtaccactgcccagtctgggcggtaccactgcccagtctgggcggtaccaccacccagaccacttgggagactgggtcaccaggtgatgccaccgccggccatgaattcagatgctgaatgggctatccaatccggcccaattcagctctgtgaagggcctagttggcccctaatttagttagtgggatcacctcccaatcttaactcaatttatagttctaactatgattaagacaagcaattagtccggtatgtcgatCTTTCCCTCGGCGAGTCTTCTGGCgcgcttccggcgaactcccaatgaactttcggcgatcttccgacgaactttcggcgatgTCCCAACGAGCTTTCAgcaacgaactctcggtgatctttagatgagctctcggcgagctcccggtatatcatccgaatcttcgacttcggcccatcatctgctttacgccttatcactatcgtagttaatcctacacacttatctcaacacatagattaggtcaaataatttatcaattgatttcatcatcaaagtctgagattcaacaccaccggcatctactaacaatcttttttcaataggtaaagaccaatcaccttcttacaactctattatccttttgacaagcacgggagagaacctttataagtttcacacctctcttagaatgaactctaaactctaagagatggaggggaacactcaacacttttaagctttttcaactctttttcggCAATGATTCTTTTcccctttctacccaattcttgctATTCTATATAGGAATagcttgggtatttataggccccaaatggatttaaatttggagcccaaaatttaaatccctgagatttcgaggtacgggcagtaccatcgcctgcattgagcggtaccaccacctacaacctgacactaggcagtaccaccacctagtctggcagtaTCATCGCTTGAAACAAagtcactgggcggtaccaccgcctgacaacctCGAAGAtcaggttttttgagttttcaactcacaagcggttccactgcTTAACCTAACTTTTggatcactgaatgagcctcccaatgagcccaaatcagtcctaattaaagcccaattagcccctaattgagttagcatgattataccAAAAGTTAActtaattagccccctaaactacttcaatcttagacaaatgattccaaagcatgaatcctttgtccggtatgtcattggttcatccggtactTATCCGatcctttagcgcatcgtcctctccttcagcgtattgcctaatcggcatgttgacttccgtaacttctgatctccttagtgcaatgtccgatccttcggcccgatgcccaaattcacggcACGAGTCTTCTATcgacacgttgaccgatccttcggcccgacgtccaatttctgacatgttcactccggcccaatatgattcttcctactttaatcaatttacttctctttgatcgaagctagtcccgcgtcactcaaaacacagattagatcacaaactcattaattgatttcatcatcaaaatccgagattcaacagaaacatattgctatcgactttcacttcatgcGAGATTAAGTTGTCCGACGTCAACTATATATTTCTAATGTACATATGGCTGATCaattagcagactcactcacgaagtctCTTGTTCGTAAACTATTTGTATTGCATCGATctaagatcggtatccttgataggattACCATCTTGTAGGGGCATGATAGCatataagatttttctaactataCGAAAAAATCTCGCTgctcagttgagaaaaatccttcctTCTAACATATATAAATAGGGACAACATAACAATGGAAAATATATCTTATATCTTCTGTCTTTTATCAAAATCTTCATATCTTGCAACCCGTTGTTGATGGCAACACATTAGTCTCCATCATTCTTCCACTTCCATGGTAGCCATGCGCATGCAGAAGCGCAAGGGGAAAGGACAGAGACGCTTACCACGTTTCCCGGCCTCTGTCTCACGTCTTTACAGTCACCAACTCCTTGTCTTGTACTGCCATTAACTAAAGCTCAAAAGCAGAGTGCCCTCCGGCTGAAGGGCACTCCGGTAATTCCATTCACCTCCCACCAAAGTAGTCCTTCTCCTCACTTTCCTCTCCCGTTCCAATCTCCACTACTGtttcaagcagcagcagcagcagcagcggtgagGAGGAGCAGAGTGATGGAGTCTACCGCTCTGCCTTTTCTTGTTTCAATCCCTCTCCTCCACCTGCTGCTCCTCTCTTCTGCCGCTGCCGCGTCCTGTCCGCCCCGCTCTTGTCAGGTATCCGTCCTCTTTCCTTCTCTCTCCCTATCTGATCTGTGGTGTAGttcgttttctttgtttttgagctGGATTGCTTGGTTGTGATCTGGTGTAGCTTCTTGATTCTTGTTCTACCGCTGATGACTGCGCTGCGGGGCTCTACTGCGGCAGCTGCCCCGCATCCGGCAACGTGCAGCCCGCCTGCGTTCGGGCCCTGGCCTACCAGCCCACTGCCTTCGTACTcatccttctctctcttttccttcCATTGCTTCTGACGTCTTgtactcttctccttcttctttatcTTTGCTTCAAGCGTTGAGGTGTCTGAATGATTGAATTGGTTTCAGGTGAAGGGACTGCCTTTCAACAGGTACACATGGCTGGTGACCCACAATTCCTTCTCCATCGTTGACGAGCCATCCTACACCGGCGTCCAAAGAGTTACCTTTTACAACCAAGAAGATACCGTCACGAATCAATTGAGAGTAAGCATGCCATGATTTCTCTGTGGTTTGGTGGACATTTTGTTTCCTTGTCCAATATTTGATCTTTCTTGTTGTTTCTGTTCTTGCAATATTGGATGTTCGCTTGTAGAATGGTGTGAGGGGATTGATGCTGGACATGTATGACTTTGAGAACGATATCTGGCTCTGCCACTCGTTTCAGGGGCAGTGCTACAACTTCACGGCATTCGTCAGTTGATTTCTGCAGCCGTTCCTATGGATATCATAAATTTCTGTGGTAATGTCATTGTTTGAGTTATTCAATTCATGCTTGTAGGAACCAGCAATTAACACTCTGAAGGAGGTCGAGGAGTTCTTGACTGAGAATCCATTAGAGATTGTGACAATTATCATCGAGGATTATGTGCGTGCTCCCAAAGGGTTGACTAAACTGTTCACAGATGCAGGCTTGGTCAAATTCTGGTATCCAGTCTCAGAGATGCCCATGAATGGGATGGATTGGCCGAGTGTGACAGATATGGTGGCAAAGAACCATAGGCTTCTTGTCTTTACCTCTGATGCTTCAAAGGAAGCCAATGAGGGTATTGCGTATCAATGGCGGTACATGGTGGAGAATGAACGTAAGTTCATAAAGAATTTGCTAGCTGAAATCAGATAGTTAATATTTAATGTTCCTATAGGTTTCTACCATGATTTGATTGGTTCCTCAAATAACAAAGTAGAATCTCAGAACAATAGCAAGCAACTTATTTATATTATTCGTTATATCCTCCCTGCTTCAGTATTATAATCTTCTAAGCTCTTGGGAAGTTTCTTTTTTGCTTACATTTTTTTGATTAAGAACTAAATTCTAGCTTTTGAGGATCTTCAAGGCTATATAGCCTGTCATATAATTCTGTCAAATCTATTATATTTTGTATGATGCTGTGTATGGGACCTGATCCATGGATAGGAAAAAGCTCCTTAACTGCAATCCACTCTACAATCAGCTCCATGATGTTTTTGTTCTGTAGGCTGCTATTTCTCTTGATATACAATTATTATGCAAATTATGTGAGTGCTTTGTACTTTTTCACACCACAATGCAAGTCTTCtcaactttgattttttttgtctaTAACAGACTCCTCGTTGGTTATGAAGGCCTTGGTGACAATAATGGCTTATTTCGTGATCTGTAACTTCGTAAAATGACAACTAATCGAGTGATACTAGCCAAGAATGACCTTGATTGAAAGATAAGAGTCAGAACACAATATACATCAAGACTAAGTCATTTATTAGAGAAATGCATTGTAAGCTCAATGTTCCTCTTCTCCGCATGAGTATAGGATTCCACGGTGATTTTGGAGAATATATTCATTGTTACACTAGTGGCGTGCCATAAGACTGAAGGTGTAAACTTACCGCACAAAAGATGCACTGCTTTTAAAGTTATTATATATGAGAAGGATTAAACAGTACTTCTATATACCCATAAGTAAGCTGCCTTGTATTACAAAGGCTTTGATGTGAAATTTGCATCTCATGTGAGTGGTATAAATTGATTATTCAAGCATGAGCTAAGAACTATAACAGAAATTGTAAAGCTGAGACCTTTATGTTAAGGGCGAAACTAGATGATCCTTCATAGCAACCCTTTGACTGTCTATTTATTAGATTTAACAAGAGAAATTCTCTAGGAAGGCATGATGGAAATGTTTAGACTATGTCTGTCCCTATAGTGCAATGCACTCCAGTTGATCTTATCGATGTGTATTTTCACAGTGACATTAGTTTGTTAATTTCTGTATACCCATGATCTTAAAGTTCAATGTACTTCAGTTGTTCTGATACCTTAACCTTTAGTAGTTAATGATTAGAGGGAAAAATGTATTGAAACTCAATGACAATAAAAAACATCTTGTTTTCAGTATACCTATAGCCATGCTTCATAAAGCTCAGTTGCTGTTATCTCTGTAACAGCTGCCAACATTCTACTATTGCACCTACCTAGCTGATAATACGTCCTCAAGGACTGGATTCCCTTAAATTCATTGTCATCTATAATGGTCTTTTATTAGGATAGAAGGGATGCAAAGACAAGATAGGATAAAAGAGAATTAAGTAAGATATAATTGGAGTGAATGCTGTGAAGCTGGGGAAATCATGCAACTCAAGTAATAACTTTACATCAACAGAAGCCACTCTCTTGATTCCTTGAACTTGGTAACATTTAGTCATGATTCTGACAACCATCATATGTATCATTGGTCATTTTTGAGCCAGTCAAGCACAGAAACCATCTCTACTACACCAACGACATTTTTATTTGGTGCTTCTCTATTGATATAAATTCTCATAATCTGTGTTTTCGCTGACTTTGAAAACATGAGTGAAATCATATACTTCCTTGTTACACCAACTTTTGGAGCTTGGATTAGTGTGATGACTTTACCACCTAGTTTACCGTCTTACATCCTTTGCAATAAATAGGGGGTAAAGGAACTAAATCGATCTTCATGAGAAAAACTACTGGTTATCATTGTATACTTCCCTGTAGTAAGAGTTTATTATCCAGCTATCTTCCACTAACAATTTCAACCTGTCCTGGATTCCAAATCAGAATTATGTGTCATCAACTCTTCATTCAGTTCAGATAATTCTTTTGAATTAGCAAATCATTGGCAGATGTTTCTTTGACTAATTTAACTTTGAGGATTAGTTGATCTGCCATAGCACTGTTCTAGTTGCTAGAGAAGAAATCATACAGTATCATTCATTTATTACATATGTTGAGCTTATCTGCCAATTCTGTACTGTTGTTGGAGTGATGgtcatgaatatttataatagATATACCATATGCATTTAACTTCTTTCTAGAACAAGGGTATtactaaataatatttttcagaACAATCAGTGGTTTAGAACTCAATGAGGAGCTATTCCCTGAGAAAAGGAGAAATATGATTCAAACAGATATTGTGTGTCATGCTAGCATCTTGTCAGCATATTAATGCCATGATATTAATAGAATTACAAGCTTAACAAGTTCTTGGtgcttttttttcctttgtaAACGATGGTTGAATTTTATGACATGGCATTATACTGTCTGTAGATAGAATCAGTAGATTCCATAATAGTCTATATGAATTTAGGGATTCTCTGAGGCTTGCATGTGGTTAGTAATAATTGGTCAACTATTTAGGCAACCAATGCATTCCATCTTCATAGTCTTGTCTGTGGTGCATAATATTGTCTACTCATTTtgtaaaggttttttttttcctgGTATTTTAAGTTTATCTAACTGTCAATATCATTGCCTAGACACACTTGAATTTCAATCTCGTCTAAGCCCATAGTGTTGTTTCTTGGCATTTGTTTTGGCAGCTGGAGATCCGGGAGTGGTACCAGGTTCTTGCCCAAATAGGAAGGAATCACAACCACTGAATTCAAGATAtgcatccttatttttacaaaactACTTCCCTACAATTCCAGTTCAAAATGAAGCTTGCAAGGAGCATTCAGTTGGATTTGCTGAAATGGTTGATGCTTGTTATAGAGCAGCAGGAAATATAATGCCCAACTTTCTTGCAGTAAATTTTTACATGGTAGTACCAAATTGAACTTCCAAAAGAAAGCTCATAGGAAGTGTTCCTAACGGGAGAATATATTTGCAGAGAAGCAACGGAGGAGGTGTTTTTGATATTCAAGATAGAATAAATGGACTTGCACTATGTGGGTGTGGTACTATCACTGCCTGCCAGGTCTGTCTATTTCAATTTCCAGATCCATCTTTTAGCTCGATGATGTTTCTGTTCTTTTGCCATCTTTCTGCTTGATTTTAGTTTTTGTTGATTATTTCACATAGAGCGTAGTCACAGAGCTTATAGATTGTTTTGACCTTTTATGTTATATTGGGTTTCTACAGGCTGGGGCACCAATGGGAGTTTGCAAGAACACAGGATCGCCGAATCGAACTTCCACGAATAGTGGAGGCACCTACTCTGGGTATGTACAATTGTCAGGATCTGCATCGATGTTGCATTTTTCTGGTCACTTGTTTGTCAAACTGCTTATTGCTTTGCTAATCTCCTACTCACTGTAGTTGACTGTCCAGGTCTAAATAGTGCATCATTCTTTTATTATCAATAGATGGTTGTTGTTGCTTTCACCAAAACCCTCTTTTCTTTAAGCAAATTGCACGGTGGCCGGCCTGTGAAAAAAATTTGGTTGGCGTAAGATTGTCTGTTAAGTTCAGTACAGGGGCTACTTGTTCCTTATGCTAATTAGTAAATAGCCTCATGTAATTAACTACTAAATCAGCAGTTAAATGTGACTTGGAATAGCTCAAATATTTACATCCCAAGGAAAAATGTGTATCTTCATCAACTGTTACTCTCgcatattttcatattttcacaATCAGAAAAGGTAGATATAGCGATTGCAAGGATTGAATGAGCGAGTCTTCTTCCAATGGCTCCCCCAAATAGCAGTGATATGCTTGAAAGATTGAACTAGTGACCATTAAATCGAATACCTTCTTTGGGCATCCATCCATATGCTGCAGTCTCCCAAACACAAAATCCATTTTAAGTCAAAAGCAGCTGATCAAGGTTTGTGCTACCAGTTTGACTAGTTAAGGCTTGGTGTTATCTATTCCTCGAGGAAAAACTTGTATTGCTTTGTCTTTCTGATTCTGTTTAATTCTGGAacattttttgtttattataataaGTTTGGTAGTCACATATGGAGAAGATGCTTGTTTCATTAAAGAAGGGTACAAGCATTTCTTGAATCTTCTTAAACTTTTTATATGCAAAACTTTTATTTCTTCCAGAAACAATGAAATCTTGTGGTTACAATtaatagcagaaatcatattgcTGAAAGTGTCTCATAAGAATAAGGTGATGATTGTTGAAATGTCAAAAAATATATGAAGGGAAATATATGTTGTACAAAATTTACGACGGCAATTATTCTATTTTTAGACTTAGCAAGAATTGatgcacatgtatatatatatatatatagctacaGTCCCCCTATTTATAAATCTTAATATGGCATGATAAAGAACCAAAGAAGATCTATCTAGGGAATACGTCATTCCTTTCAAAGACAAGCTATGGATGGATTTATAGTGACTTCTCCAGAGAGAGTCTTTATGCAACTTACAACTAACACCACCCACCAAATTTAAGAGAACTGGTAACCACCTTCTTCGGTTGTTGTttgtgtatgtatacatatatctatatgtaaCTTGGAAGAGCATATTTTGAACAGACATTAAGCAGCTTCATATCATGTTTCATTAATCATCTGCCCCAATTTGATTAAACCTCTTCTGGATGGGGCAACTGATGAGCTCACTGTGGGATGCTACtactttcttctcttctccatttCTGTTGGTGAAGTGTAGCTTTGGCTTGCAGCTTTCATGTGAAAGATGGCATATTGAGGTGGATAAAAAGATGGAGGCTAAAGAATGGCACTTGTTGACATGGTCTCTAGCATCCATCTCCCTTGTGCCC
Proteins encoded:
- the LOC135617336 gene encoding PI-PLC X domain-containing protein At5g67130-like, with amino-acid sequence MESTALPFLVSIPLLHLLLLSSAAAASCPPRSCQLLDSCSTADDCAAGLYCGSCPASGNVQPACVRALAYQPTAFVKGLPFNRYTWLVTHNSFSIVDEPSYTGVQRVTFYNQEDTVTNQLRNGVRGLMLDMYDFENDIWLCHSFQGQCYNFTAFEPAINTLKEVEEFLTENPLEIVTIIIEDYVRAPKGLTKLFTDAGLVKFWYPVSEMPMNGMDWPSVTDMVAKNHRLLVFTSDASKEANEGIAYQWRYMVENEPGDPGVVPGSCPNRKESQPLNSRYASLFLQNYFPTIPVQNEACKEHSVGFAEMVDACYRAAGNIMPNFLAVNFYMRSNGGGVFDIQDRINGLALCGCGTITACQAGAPMGVCKNTGSPNRTSTNSGGTYSGYVQLSGSASMLHFSGHLFVKLLIALLISYSL